One Vicinamibacterales bacterium DNA window includes the following coding sequences:
- a CDS encoding HEAT repeat domain-containing protein yields MWRFVALLLALVAGVAAAVWYYRAAPTEPPVSVVVRNDDHWLDDLQSRSPKDVERATAELEQRGSAALPAIRRALQDPAAEPARRRAALKAAALLGPRAVESLPDVAAALSDPAYSPEAGLALSFMGSPAVQTLREAQHSDEPVVRREALRALGKLRERASIDPQLVIPLLLDGLKDSDAAVRHVAVTYLGIVRDQPAPEVAGLVTALADSVSDVRSAAALALSSYGSDAAPAVPDLTRVSTKDPDDDVKREAARALVHIAEVPGRANR; encoded by the coding sequence GTGTGGCGTTTCGTCGCGCTCCTGTTGGCCCTTGTGGCGGGCGTGGCGGCTGCAGTCTGGTATTACCGCGCCGCGCCAACCGAACCACCCGTCAGCGTCGTCGTGCGCAACGACGACCACTGGCTCGACGACCTGCAGAGTCGTTCGCCGAAAGACGTCGAACGCGCCACCGCCGAGCTCGAGCAGCGGGGCTCCGCCGCGCTGCCGGCCATTCGCCGCGCGCTTCAGGATCCCGCCGCCGAACCGGCGCGGCGTCGGGCCGCGCTGAAGGCGGCCGCGCTCCTGGGACCGCGCGCTGTCGAGAGCCTGCCCGACGTAGCGGCGGCTCTCAGCGATCCTGCCTACTCGCCCGAGGCCGGCCTCGCGCTCAGCTTCATGGGATCGCCGGCGGTGCAGACGCTGCGCGAGGCGCAGCACTCCGACGAGCCCGTCGTCCGGCGCGAGGCCCTGCGAGCCCTGGGCAAACTGCGCGAACGCGCGTCGATCGACCCGCAGCTCGTCATCCCGCTGCTGCTCGACGGGCTGAAGGATTCCGACGCGGCGGTGCGGCACGTCGCCGTGACCTATCTCGGCATCGTCCGAGATCAGCCCGCGCCGGAGGTGGCGGGGCTCGTCACCGCGCTCGCCGACTCGGTGAGCGACGTGCGCTCGGCGGCGGCGCTCGCCCTGTCAAGCTATGGCTCGGACGCTGCGCCGGCCGTTCCCGACCTCACTCGCGTCTCGACCAAGGACCCTGACGACGACGTCAAGCGCGAGGCGGCGCGCGCGCTGGTCCACATCGCGGAAGTGCCCGGGCGCGCCAATCGGTAA
- a CDS encoding DHHA1 domain-containing protein: MTERLYYDDPSLRVFDATVVDRTTHGGKAAVVLDRTAFYPTSGGQPFDVGTLSGVRVLDVVEAEDGRLLHVVDRLPGEDRVRGEIDWDRRFDHMQQHTGQHVLSAAFDRLLAARTESFHLGVEYSTIDLARELSAAEVATAEREANRIVWEDRTVAIRYASAADTPTLGLRKESKREGTLRLIDVEDFDLSACGGTHVSRTGVIGMIAVSALERFRGGLRVTFLCGGRALSGFGALRDAVAGSVRALSVLPPELPSAIERLQADAKDQRRQIKDLQTRLAAHEADELAAIAVSAGSLQVVAAALPGWDAAALKTIAARIAERPGHVAVLVGDPPASPIVVARASDVAVDSAAVLRQLVQKHGGKGGGRPELAQGGGLTAPAADVLQSARDLVR; the protein is encoded by the coding sequence ATGACCGAGCGCCTCTACTACGACGATCCTTCCCTGCGTGTCTTCGATGCCACGGTCGTCGATCGGACGACGCACGGCGGCAAGGCGGCGGTGGTCCTCGATCGGACCGCCTTCTATCCCACCTCCGGCGGACAGCCGTTCGACGTCGGCACGCTGTCCGGGGTCCGGGTGCTCGACGTCGTCGAGGCCGAGGACGGGCGCCTTCTGCACGTGGTCGATCGGCTGCCCGGGGAGGATCGGGTTCGCGGCGAGATCGATTGGGACCGTCGCTTCGATCACATGCAGCAACACACCGGCCAGCACGTGCTGTCGGCTGCCTTCGATCGGCTGCTCGCGGCGCGCACGGAGAGCTTTCACCTCGGCGTCGAGTACTCGACGATCGACCTCGCCCGGGAACTGAGCGCCGCCGAGGTGGCGACGGCCGAACGCGAGGCCAACCGGATCGTCTGGGAGGACCGGACCGTGGCGATTCGCTATGCTTCGGCCGCGGACACGCCGACGCTCGGACTTCGCAAGGAATCGAAGCGCGAAGGCACGCTGCGGTTGATCGACGTCGAAGACTTCGATCTCTCCGCATGCGGCGGCACGCACGTGTCGCGAACGGGCGTGATCGGGATGATTGCCGTGTCGGCGCTCGAGCGGTTCCGTGGCGGCCTGCGAGTCACGTTCCTGTGCGGCGGTCGGGCGCTCAGCGGGTTTGGCGCGCTGCGCGACGCGGTCGCTGGCAGCGTGCGCGCGCTGTCGGTGCTGCCGCCGGAGCTGCCGTCGGCAATCGAACGGCTGCAGGCGGACGCGAAGGATCAGCGGCGCCAGATCAAGGATCTGCAGACCAGACTGGCGGCGCACGAAGCGGACGAGCTGGCGGCGATCGCGGTCAGCGCCGGATCGCTGCAGGTCGTTGCGGCGGCGCTGCCGGGATGGGACGCCGCAGCGCTGAAGACGATCGCCGCCCGCATCGCCGAACGGCCCGGCCACGTCGCTGTGCTCGTCGGCGACCCGCCGGCGTCGCCAATCGTGGTGGCGCGCGCCTCCGACGTCGCGGTGGACTCGGCGGCGGTGCTGCGTCAGCTCGTGCAGAAACACGGCGGTAAGGGTGGCGGCCGGCCCGAGCTCGCGCAGGGGGGCGGTCTCACGGCCCCCGCGGCGGACGTGCTGCAGTCGGCGCGCGATCTCGTTCGGTGA
- a CDS encoding NAD-dependent epimerase/dehydratase family protein, with amino-acid sequence MSILVTGAAGFIGSHVAEDLVRRGREVVALDDLSGGFTANLPVGAIFYEGSVLDTALLARIFAEHRITHVFHLAAYAAEGLSHFIRRFNYTNNVVGSMNVLNEAVRAQVDCFVFTSSIAVYGAAQTPMHEALAPHPEDPYGIAKYAVELDLAAARRMFGLNFIVFRPHNVYGERQHIGDRYRNVIGIFMNQLMRGEPMSIFGDGTQTRAFSYIGDVAPLIARSIDMPAAFNEVFNVGADEPTTVNDLARLVASAMGKPVSIRHLEARSEVQDAVADHGKVARVFDYRATWSIERGLHRMAAWALQTGPRAPSRRSDIEVSKNLPASWT; translated from the coding sequence ATGAGCATCCTGGTGACAGGAGCGGCGGGTTTCATCGGGTCGCATGTCGCCGAGGACCTCGTGCGGCGCGGCCGGGAGGTCGTCGCGCTCGACGATCTCTCGGGCGGTTTCACCGCCAACCTCCCCGTCGGCGCGATCTTCTACGAGGGGTCGGTGCTCGACACGGCGCTGCTGGCCCGAATCTTCGCCGAGCATCGCATCACGCACGTGTTCCATCTCGCGGCCTACGCCGCCGAGGGGCTCAGTCACTTCATCCGCCGTTTCAACTACACCAACAACGTCGTCGGATCTATGAACGTGCTGAACGAGGCGGTGCGGGCGCAGGTCGACTGCTTCGTCTTCACCAGCTCGATCGCGGTCTACGGCGCCGCGCAGACGCCCATGCACGAAGCGCTGGCGCCGCACCCGGAAGACCCCTACGGCATTGCCAAGTACGCCGTCGAGCTCGACCTGGCGGCGGCCCGCCGCATGTTCGGACTGAACTTCATCGTCTTTCGCCCGCACAACGTCTACGGCGAGCGCCAGCACATCGGAGATCGCTACCGCAACGTCATCGGCATCTTCATGAACCAGTTGATGCGGGGCGAGCCGATGTCGATCTTCGGCGACGGCACGCAGACGCGCGCCTTCAGCTACATCGGCGACGTCGCCCCCCTGATCGCGCGCTCGATCGACATGCCCGCCGCCTTCAACGAGGTGTTCAACGTGGGCGCCGACGAGCCGACCACGGTGAACGACCTGGCCAGGCTCGTCGCGAGTGCCATGGGCAAGCCGGTCTCGATCAGGCATCTCGAGGCACGCAGCGAGGTCCAGGACGCCGTCGCGGATCACGGCAAGGTGGCGCGCGTCTTCGATTACCGGGCGACGTGGTCGATCGAGCGAGGACTGCACCGGATGGCCGCCTGGGCGCTGCAGACCGGGCCCCGCGCGCCAAGCCGCCGCTCCGATATCGAGGTCTCGAAGAACCTGCCGGCGAGCTGGACGTGA
- a CDS encoding glycosyltransferase family 2 protein, with protein sequence MPRQGSQTRQTPYNRRITPDLSIILVNWNACEMTAAALVSIAAHGNGLSYETFVVDNGTTRDASVTELPRRFPWVHFIGNPRNMGFTVANNQGIARAAGRYVLLLNNDTIQIENALKAAVDYMDAHADVGALGILHRNVDDTQSPQASAYWFPVPWKELLALAGLRADAADGAPAAIDREADVDWVCGSFLLMRRACLDAFGPLDERFFIYDEDIDWCRRARDAGWKVRFWPGAAMLHVGAAAKPFMADKTFIHFRSHLTYLRKHHGRLPALLYYLLMVGRLSLATAMQVLKWMVGAASFAQVRERSRRQVQFTLLRHGRIGG encoded by the coding sequence TTGCCGAGGCAGGGATCGCAGACCCGGCAGACGCCATATAATCGCCGCATCACGCCGGATCTCTCCATCATCCTGGTCAACTGGAATGCCTGCGAGATGACCGCGGCGGCGCTGGTGTCGATCGCCGCGCACGGCAACGGCCTCTCGTACGAGACCTTCGTCGTCGACAACGGGACCACGCGCGACGCGAGCGTCACGGAGCTGCCGCGGCGGTTTCCCTGGGTGCACTTCATCGGCAATCCTCGGAACATGGGATTCACGGTGGCCAACAACCAGGGGATCGCGCGCGCCGCCGGCCGCTACGTACTGCTGCTCAACAACGACACGATTCAAATCGAGAACGCGCTGAAAGCGGCGGTCGACTACATGGACGCCCACGCCGACGTCGGCGCGCTCGGGATCCTCCACCGGAACGTGGACGACACCCAGTCGCCGCAGGCGTCCGCGTACTGGTTTCCCGTGCCATGGAAGGAATTGCTGGCGTTGGCAGGCCTGCGCGCAGACGCCGCCGACGGCGCTCCGGCGGCGATCGATCGGGAAGCGGACGTCGACTGGGTGTGCGGCAGCTTTCTGCTGATGCGCCGCGCCTGCCTCGACGCGTTTGGCCCCCTCGACGAGCGTTTTTTCATCTACGACGAAGACATCGACTGGTGCCGGCGGGCGCGCGACGCCGGCTGGAAGGTGCGGTTCTGGCCGGGCGCCGCGATGCTGCACGTCGGCGCCGCGGCCAAGCCGTTCATGGCCGACAAGACCTTCATCCACTTCCGCAGCCACCTGACGTACTTGCGGAAGCATCATGGCAGGCTGCCGGCACTGCTCTACTACCTCCTCATGGTCGGACGCCTCAGTTTGGCGACCGCCATGCAGGTGCTGAAATGGATGGTCGGCGCGGCGTCGTTCGCGCAGGTGCGGGAGCGATCGAGGCGGCAGGTGCAGTTCACCCTGCTCCGGCATGGACGAATCGGAGGATAG
- the queC gene encoding 7-cyano-7-deazaguanine synthase QueC produces the protein MLLLSGGLDSYTAGAIARADGYELYALSVRYGQVHAREIDAARRVGRALGVARHLELEVPLSTFGGSALVGDGDIPKDRPLDAAVIPSTYVPARNTVFLSLAMAWAEVLNAEAIVIGVNALDYSGYPDCRPEYLRAFERVAALATRAGVEGRPLRILAPLLEMGKVDIIRRGLSLGVDYGLTLSCYDPSPDGRSCGHCDSCRLRSKGFAEAGIADPADAI, from the coding sequence GTGCTCCTCCTGAGCGGCGGCCTCGACTCCTACACCGCCGGCGCGATCGCCCGCGCCGACGGCTACGAGTTGTACGCGTTGAGCGTCCGCTACGGCCAGGTGCACGCGCGGGAGATCGACGCGGCGCGGCGCGTCGGGCGCGCCCTCGGCGTCGCACGGCACCTCGAGCTGGAAGTACCGCTGTCGACATTCGGCGGGTCGGCGCTCGTCGGCGACGGCGACATCCCGAAGGATCGCCCGCTGGACGCGGCCGTCATTCCCTCGACCTACGTGCCGGCCCGCAATACCGTGTTTCTATCGCTGGCGATGGCGTGGGCGGAAGTGTTGAACGCCGAGGCTATCGTCATCGGCGTCAACGCGCTCGATTACTCCGGCTATCCCGATTGCCGCCCCGAGTATCTCCGCGCCTTCGAGCGGGTCGCGGCGCTGGCCACGCGCGCCGGCGTCGAGGGGCGACCGTTGCGCATCCTGGCGCCGCTCCTCGAGATGGGCAAGGTCGACATCATCCGCCGCGGACTGTCTCTGGGCGTCGACTACGGCCTGACGTTGAGCTGCTACGATCCGTCGCCGGACGGCCGCTCCTGCGGCCATTGCGACAGCTGCCGGCTGCGATCGAAGGGGTTTGCCGAGGCAGGGATCGCAGACCCGGCAGACGCCATATAA
- a CDS encoding radical SAM protein produces MLTINEIFHSIQGESTHSGRPCVFVRLTACDLRCSWCDTPYAFTEGRRMTVEDVVSQVRDYGCDLVELTGGEPLLQKDVYPLMQRLLDEGKTVMVETGGHIDAGAVPEAVIRVIDVKCPGSGEAERNCWANLAGLRPADEVKFVVGDRADYEYARDIIGRHRLDAACAAVLLSPVHGVLHPRQLAEWVLADRLQVRVQLQIHKYIWSPETRGV; encoded by the coding sequence ATGCTGACCATCAACGAGATTTTTCATTCGATTCAGGGGGAGTCCACCCACAGCGGACGGCCCTGCGTCTTCGTGCGCTTGACCGCCTGCGACCTGCGCTGCTCGTGGTGCGATACGCCGTATGCGTTCACCGAGGGGCGCAGGATGACCGTGGAGGACGTGGTCTCGCAGGTCCGCGACTACGGTTGCGATCTGGTCGAGCTGACCGGCGGCGAGCCGCTGCTCCAGAAGGACGTCTATCCGTTGATGCAGCGGCTGCTCGACGAGGGTAAGACGGTCATGGTCGAGACCGGCGGTCACATCGACGCGGGCGCCGTCCCCGAGGCGGTGATTCGCGTCATCGACGTGAAGTGTCCGGGCAGCGGCGAAGCCGAACGGAACTGCTGGGCGAATCTCGCCGGACTGCGTCCGGCCGACGAAGTGAAATTCGTCGTCGGGGACCGCGCCGACTACGAGTACGCCCGCGACATCATCGGACGCCATCGACTGGACGCGGCGTGCGCGGCGGTGCTGCTGTCGCCGGTGCACGGCGTGCTGCACCCGAGGCAGCTGGCCGAGTGGGTGCTCGCCGATCGGCTGCAGGTGCGCGTGCAGCTGCAGATTCACAAATACATCTGGAGTCCCGAGACGCGTGGCGTCTGA
- a CDS encoding DUF72 domain-containing protein codes for MSEIRIGTSGWSYPGGVGTWNRIFYPADRKKAFDELAFYAEHFDTVEVNSSFYRVPSAATTAAWARRTPARFDFSLKLYQKFTHPEMFLAATGRDPADLDRTDVDGFRAAIDPLVAAGKLGALLAQFPASFRNEPSSRGYLEWLLRAFREYPVAVELRHRSFSEDPVEVMQILATHGAALVQIDEPRFRDSIRQDRRANVKTLYYMRLHGRNAAQWWTHDKSEDRYDYLYSTPELDPIVDEVEQASREAKKTYVYANNHFSAKSVANAATIRSRLGQPLDGEYPEAFVDRYPDLRGLVRTLPTPSQRLV; via the coding sequence ATGAGCGAGATCCGGATCGGCACGTCCGGCTGGAGCTACCCGGGCGGCGTGGGCACCTGGAACCGAATCTTCTATCCCGCGGACCGGAAGAAAGCGTTCGACGAGCTGGCGTTCTACGCGGAGCATTTCGACACCGTCGAGGTGAACTCCAGCTTCTACCGCGTCCCGTCGGCGGCGACGACGGCCGCCTGGGCGCGACGCACGCCGGCGCGGTTCGACTTCTCGCTCAAGCTCTACCAGAAATTCACGCATCCCGAGATGTTCCTCGCGGCGACCGGACGCGACCCGGCCGATCTCGATCGCACGGACGTCGATGGGTTTCGTGCCGCCATCGATCCGCTCGTCGCCGCCGGCAAGCTCGGGGCGCTGCTGGCGCAGTTTCCCGCCAGTTTCAGGAACGAGCCATCGTCGCGCGGCTATCTCGAATGGCTGCTGCGCGCCTTCCGCGAGTACCCGGTCGCCGTCGAGCTGCGACACCGCAGCTTCAGCGAGGATCCCGTCGAGGTCATGCAGATCCTCGCGACGCACGGCGCCGCGCTCGTCCAGATCGACGAGCCGAGGTTCCGCGACTCGATCCGGCAGGACCGCCGGGCGAACGTCAAGACGCTGTACTACATGCGGCTCCACGGCCGCAACGCCGCGCAATGGTGGACACACGACAAGTCCGAAGACCGTTACGACTACCTGTATTCAACCCCGGAGCTGGATCCGATCGTCGACGAGGTCGAGCAGGCCTCGCGAGAGGCGAAGAAGACCTACGTCTACGCGAACAACCACTTCTCGGCGAAATCGGTGGCCAACGCCGCAACTATCAGGAGCCGACTCGGACAGCCCCTCGACGGCGAGTATCCGGAGGCATTCGTCGACCGCTATCCGGACCTCAGAGGACTGGTCAGGACGCTCCCTACTCCTTCACAAAGGCTCGTTTGA
- a CDS encoding peptidylprolyl isomerase yields MNRLAAALLVVVACSLHGEAQQKSPGAGPIIVLETAKGTIEIETYPEEAPKTVARVIALVKKNFYNGQRFHRAEPNFLVQVGDPVSRDVSRDASWGRQGTGTPIGVAEITKKRRNLAGAVAMAHPGTDATTADSQFYILRRAAPELDGKYTVFGHVLTGAEVVAKLQRGDILKRAFVKE; encoded by the coding sequence ATGAACAGGCTTGCAGCGGCGTTACTGGTAGTCGTGGCGTGTTCGCTGCACGGTGAGGCGCAGCAGAAGTCACCTGGGGCTGGACCGATCATCGTGCTCGAGACGGCGAAGGGGACGATCGAGATCGAGACCTATCCCGAGGAAGCGCCGAAGACGGTGGCGCGCGTCATCGCGCTGGTGAAGAAGAATTTCTACAACGGCCAGCGCTTTCACCGCGCCGAGCCGAACTTCCTCGTCCAGGTGGGCGATCCGGTGAGCCGCGACGTGAGCCGCGACGCGTCATGGGGCCGTCAGGGGACTGGCACGCCGATCGGCGTCGCCGAGATCACGAAGAAGCGTCGGAACCTCGCCGGAGCCGTCGCGATGGCGCATCCCGGTACGGACGCGACCACCGCCGACAGCCAGTTCTACATCCTCCGCCGCGCCGCCCCTGAGCTCGACGGCAAGTACACCGTCTTCGGCCACGTCCTCACGGGCGCCGAGGTCGTGGCGAAGCTGCAGCGCGGCGACATCCTCAAACGAGCCTTTGTGAAGGAGTAG
- the nth gene encoding endonuclease III, which translates to MSERAPVNTVMRRLARAIAGLEAPAVEKIAADQHDDAFHVLIATMLSAQTKDAVTASASERLFRVARTPAAMAALTQAKIRKLIYPVSFYRTKAVHVKEACRQLVDRYAGAVPVTMEDLLTLPGVGRKTANLVLILAHRSPDNICVDTHVHRISNRLGWIRTKTPDETEQALYRVVARRWWPVVNLYLVTWGQNVCRPVYPLCPRCVLADLCPRIGVTRVGKRADAGRRRTEDGR; encoded by the coding sequence GTGAGCGAGCGAGCGCCCGTCAACACGGTCATGCGGCGCTTGGCGCGCGCGATTGCCGGTCTCGAGGCACCCGCCGTCGAGAAGATCGCGGCAGATCAGCACGACGACGCCTTCCACGTACTGATCGCGACGATGCTGTCGGCACAGACGAAGGACGCCGTGACGGCGTCAGCCTCGGAGCGGCTCTTTCGGGTCGCCCGGACGCCGGCGGCAATGGCGGCGCTCACGCAGGCGAAGATCAGGAAACTGATCTACCCGGTCAGCTTCTACCGCACCAAGGCCGTGCACGTGAAGGAGGCATGCCGGCAGCTCGTCGATCGTTACGCCGGCGCCGTGCCGGTGACGATGGAGGACCTGCTGACGCTGCCGGGCGTGGGCCGCAAGACCGCCAACCTGGTGCTCATCCTGGCGCACCGAAGCCCTGACAACATCTGCGTCGACACACACGTGCACCGCATCTCGAACCGCCTCGGCTGGATTCGCACGAAGACGCCGGACGAGACCGAGCAGGCGCTGTATCGCGTGGTTGCCCGTCGATGGTGGCCGGTCGTCAACCTGTACCTCGTGACGTGGGGCCAGAACGTCTGCCGCCCGGTGTATCCTCTCTGCCCGCGGTGTGTGCTTGCGGATCTGTGTCCCAGGATTGGCGTGACAAGGGTGGGGAAGCGGGCGGACGCCGGGAGGCGGAGGACGGAGGACGGACGATGA
- a CDS encoding D-glycerate dehydrogenase, whose amino-acid sequence MARVLLTRRVPSSVLVELQAQHELDVWPGDDPIPRQELLTRIAGADALICVLTDRIDDDLLDAGSRLKIVANIAVGYDNIDLPAVRRHGIIATNTPDVLTDSTADLTWALILGVTRRAAEGDRLIRAGGWKGWTFDFMLGTELRGKQLGIIGAGRIGRAVAAKASAFGMNVVFARRDGTPARGPDDRTIDEILISSDVVSLHVPGSPANRHLIDRKALARMKRSAFLVNTARGSVVDEDALVWALNERLIAGAALDVFANEPSVHQGLLKFENVFLVPHLGSATRETRTAMAALAVRNVLAVLGGEAPVTPIL is encoded by the coding sequence GTGGCCCGGGTTCTTCTCACCAGGCGCGTACCCTCGTCGGTGCTCGTCGAACTGCAAGCGCAGCACGAGCTCGACGTCTGGCCTGGTGACGACCCGATACCACGCCAGGAGCTCCTGACGCGGATCGCCGGCGCGGACGCGCTGATCTGCGTCCTGACCGATCGGATCGACGACGACCTGCTCGATGCCGGATCGCGGCTGAAGATCGTGGCGAACATCGCCGTCGGCTACGACAACATCGACCTGCCGGCCGTCCGCCGCCACGGAATCATCGCCACCAATACGCCCGACGTGCTGACCGACTCGACGGCCGACCTGACCTGGGCGCTGATCCTCGGCGTCACTCGCCGGGCGGCGGAGGGCGATCGGTTGATTCGGGCTGGCGGCTGGAAGGGCTGGACGTTCGACTTCATGCTCGGCACGGAGTTGCGCGGCAAGCAACTCGGCATCATCGGCGCCGGCCGCATCGGTCGCGCGGTGGCGGCGAAGGCGTCCGCGTTCGGGATGAACGTGGTCTTCGCGCGCCGCGACGGCACGCCAGCGCGCGGACCCGACGATCGGACCATCGACGAGATCCTGATCTCCTCCGACGTCGTCTCGCTGCACGTCCCCGGCTCGCCGGCCAATCGCCACCTCATCGACCGCAAGGCCCTGGCGCGGATGAAACGGTCGGCATTCCTCGTCAACACCGCCCGCGGCAGCGTTGTCGACGAGGACGCGCTGGTCTGGGCGCTCAACGAGCGGCTCATCGCCGGCGCCGCGCTCGACGTATTCGCGAACGAGCCGTCGGTGCACCAGGGACTGCTGAAATTCGAGAACGTTTTTCTCGTGCCCCACCTTGGCAGCGCGACGCGAGAGACGCGGACCGCGATGGCGGCGCTCGCCGTGCGCAACGTCCTCGCCGTGCTCGGCGGCGAGGCTCCGGTGACGCCTATTCTGTGA
- a CDS encoding EutN/CcmL family microcompartment protein — MQIARVVGTVVATQKNRKLEGAKLLLVQPLALDGQPKGTTFIAIDSVGAGVGEKVLVVIEGKAAGEALGRKGAAVDAAIIGIVDAVEVTA, encoded by the coding sequence ATGCAGATCGCGCGCGTCGTCGGGACGGTCGTCGCCACGCAGAAGAATCGCAAGCTGGAAGGAGCGAAACTGCTCCTCGTACAGCCGTTGGCGCTCGACGGCCAGCCGAAAGGGACGACGTTCATAGCGATCGACTCCGTCGGCGCCGGGGTCGGCGAGAAGGTGCTTGTCGTGATCGAAGGGAAGGCCGCCGGCGAGGCGCTCGGCCGAAAAGGAGCCGCCGTCGACGCGGCGATCATTGGCATCGTCGACGCGGTCGAGGTGACGGCGTGA
- a CDS encoding EutN/CcmL family microcompartment protein: MQLARVLGQVVATIKDANLTGMKLLVLQPLSAAGEPAGRTLVALDSVGAGAGEHVFFVRGREAAFPFYPVEPPTDASIVGIVDHWDVE, translated from the coding sequence ATGCAGCTGGCGCGGGTGCTCGGACAGGTCGTGGCGACGATCAAGGACGCGAACCTCACCGGGATGAAGCTCCTGGTCCTGCAGCCGCTCTCGGCCGCGGGCGAGCCGGCGGGCCGCACGCTCGTCGCACTCGATTCGGTTGGCGCCGGCGCCGGCGAGCACGTCTTCTTCGTCAGGGGCCGCGAGGCCGCGTTTCCTTTCTATCCGGTGGAACCGCCGACCGATGCCTCGATCGTCGGCATCGTCGATCACTGGGACGTCGAGTAA
- a CDS encoding EutN/CcmL family microcompartment protein translates to MILAKIVGTVVATRKDERLVSNKLLVARPIDPAGKADGNYLVAVDTVDAGVGETVLIVSGSSARMASGLKDCPVDAAIVGIVDTVQVSE, encoded by the coding sequence ATGATTCTCGCCAAGATCGTCGGCACCGTGGTCGCCACCCGGAAGGACGAGCGGCTCGTCAGCAACAAGCTGCTCGTCGCCCGCCCGATCGATCCCGCCGGCAAGGCCGACGGCAACTATCTCGTCGCGGTCGATACGGTCGACGCCGGCGTCGGCGAGACGGTGCTGATCGTCAGCGGCAGTTCGGCGCGGATGGCGTCAGGCCTGAAGGACTGCCCGGTCGACGCGGCCATCGTCGGCATCGTCGACACCGTGCAGGTGAGCGAGTAG
- the eutM gene encoding ethanolamine utilization microcompartment protein EutM, which yields MGEALGMVETKGLVAMIEAADAMVKAAKVTLVGWEKIGAGYVTAIVRGDVAAVKAATDAGAAAARRVGELVSVHVIPRPHANLEDVLPIGKASAAK from the coding sequence ATGGGTGAAGCGCTAGGGATGGTCGAAACCAAGGGGCTCGTCGCGATGATCGAAGCGGCGGACGCGATGGTCAAGGCCGCCAAGGTCACGCTCGTCGGCTGGGAGAAGATCGGCGCCGGCTACGTGACCGCGATCGTTCGTGGCGACGTGGCCGCGGTGAAGGCGGCGACCGATGCCGGAGCGGCCGCCGCCCGCCGGGTCGGCGAACTCGTGTCCGTCCATGTCATTCCGCGGCCGCACGCCAACCTCGAGGACGTGCTGCCGATCGGCAAGGCTTCCGCGGCGAAGTAA
- a CDS encoding class II aldolase/adducin family protein, with product MTEQALRDDIVEVGRRLYARGYTASNDGNISVRLDAGRLLMTPKSVCKGFMTAAMMVVTDLDGKKIAGDRDPSSEMQMHLEVYRQRPDARAVVHAHPPIATGFAVAGIPLDRAVLAEVITTLGSVPIADYATPSTKELPEAVRKYVRAHDGMLLANHGALTIGADLFAAYYKMETIEHFAKISLVARLLGGERLLSRQEVDRLQGLRGRYGIASPAPICPPDAVAAILGDPANCQTVFAPGSEGARQVPDQQEIRLTYGELTALIEAAVRELK from the coding sequence ATGACCGAACAGGCGCTTCGCGACGACATCGTCGAAGTGGGCCGGCGCCTCTACGCGCGCGGTTACACCGCCTCGAACGACGGCAACATCAGCGTGCGGCTCGACGCCGGCCGGCTGCTGATGACCCCGAAAAGCGTCTGCAAGGGTTTCATGACGGCCGCGATGATGGTCGTCACCGACCTCGACGGGAAGAAGATCGCGGGGGATCGCGATCCTTCTTCGGAGATGCAGATGCACCTCGAGGTCTACCGGCAGCGTCCGGATGCCCGGGCCGTCGTCCACGCCCATCCGCCGATCGCGACCGGGTTCGCGGTGGCGGGCATCCCGCTCGATCGCGCCGTGCTGGCCGAAGTGATCACCACGCTCGGGAGCGTGCCGATCGCCGACTATGCCACGCCGTCGACGAAGGAGCTGCCCGAGGCGGTCCGCAAGTACGTGAGGGCCCACGACGGCATGCTGCTGGCGAACCACGGCGCCCTGACGATTGGCGCGGACCTGTTCGCCGCGTATTACAAGATGGAAACGATCGAGCACTTCGCCAAGATCAGTCTGGTGGCGCGGCTGCTCGGGGGGGAACGGCTGCTGTCGCGGCAGGAAGTCGATCGCCTGCAGGGGCTGCGCGGCCGCTACGGCATCGCTTCGCCGGCGCCGATCTGTCCACCCGATGCCGTCGCCGCGATTCTCGGCGACCCGGCGAATTGCCAGACCGTGTTCGCGCCCGGGAGCGAGGGCGCCCGGCAGGTCCCCGATCAGCAGGAAATTCGGCTAACATACGGCGAGCTGACGGCGCTCATCGAGGCGGCCGTCAGAGAGTTGAAATAA